From Cellulomonas oligotrophica, a single genomic window includes:
- a CDS encoding NAD(P)-binding domain-containing protein, producing the protein MDGPHTRTAQQPDAAGTSGSGPVPAAVPEPRNPLVGRSMNPVDAEPLDDLPVLPARLEAPVLPPVAGPLAPPPVLDPAHAPDPARVLVPGAVPVPFLSVSPPTAPPPTTSPPTAPRPTAAPGSPSPRTTAPREGAPPEGTSAAGVPARADGTAPLSRRALRALRQQAEQEAAQEAERTAAQEGAVAALAPTADAGLTSWSERAPRDAAAPAPDAAAPEAAVPAPEASAAPVVDVRPRPASEPQAEAVPEPEVEPVPEPEVEPVPEPEVEPTPEPEPAPDPEPAPEVEPVAEPAPEVETGPETEPEPEPAPAPEPAPAPESTPEPASPAEPEAEPVAQVAPATEAAPEVDETSAPAAPTPDRPVPAAEASPSRRARRRAQEPRPVEVDVLVVGAGQAGLSAGHHLRRTGLVPVGSAGWEKASGTFVVLDDNAAPGGAWQHRWDGLTMADAHHVHELPGLPLVVPDPAEPANRAVPYYFAQYEEAFGLNVQRPVRVVRVEAGPDDRLLVTTRHVEHPQESVVWAARGLVNASGTWQRPFWPAYPGRSTFTGRQLHARDYTGADDLADGHVVVVGGGTSAVQMLLDLARVTTTTWVTRRPPLWVAGGDERRLAPEAGIAAVARVDGRTRAGLPPGSVVGATGLPLSPVNRAGIESGVLRARPVFSRITPTGVVWDATGGTLPDGWVDGPDEVEARTILWATGYRAALDHLAPLALRGPGGGIVMDGTRVVADPRLQLVGYGPSASTVGANRAGREAVVNLRRTLDW; encoded by the coding sequence ATGGACGGACCGCACACGCGCACCGCGCAGCAGCCCGACGCCGCCGGCACGAGCGGCTCCGGCCCCGTCCCCGCAGCCGTCCCGGAGCCTCGCAACCCGCTCGTCGGGCGGTCCATGAACCCCGTCGACGCCGAGCCGCTGGACGACCTCCCCGTGCTGCCGGCGCGGCTCGAGGCGCCCGTGCTCCCGCCCGTCGCCGGGCCCCTGGCGCCCCCGCCGGTCCTGGACCCCGCGCACGCCCCGGACCCCGCGCGGGTGCTGGTCCCCGGCGCTGTGCCCGTGCCCTTCCTGTCCGTCTCCCCGCCGACGGCTCCGCCGCCGACGACCTCGCCGCCGACGGCCCCGCGGCCCACGGCCGCCCCGGGCTCCCCGTCTCCCCGCACGACCGCGCCCCGGGAGGGCGCGCCTCCTGAGGGGACGTCAGCCGCGGGGGTGCCCGCTCGTGCCGACGGCACGGCTCCGCTCTCGCGCCGCGCGCTGCGTGCGCTGCGGCAGCAGGCGGAGCAGGAGGCCGCGCAGGAGGCCGAGCGCACCGCGGCCCAGGAGGGTGCGGTCGCCGCTCTCGCGCCGACGGCCGACGCCGGCCTGACCTCGTGGTCCGAGCGTGCCCCGCGGGACGCGGCGGCGCCTGCACCGGACGCGGCCGCGCCGGAGGCCGCCGTGCCTGCACCGGAGGCATCCGCCGCCCCTGTGGTCGACGTCCGTCCCCGGCCCGCGTCTGAGCCCCAGGCCGAGGCGGTCCCGGAGCCTGAGGTGGAGCCGGTCCCGGAGCCTGAGGTGGAGCCGGTCCCGGAGCCCGAGGTGGAGCCGACTCCGGAGCCTGAGCCGGCCCCGGACCCCGAGCCAGCTCCCGAGGTGGAGCCGGTGGCCGAGCCCGCACCTGAGGTGGAGACGGGGCCCGAGACGGAGCCCGAGCCTGAACCCGCGCCCGCGCCTGAACCCGCGCCTGCGCCGGAGTCGACTCCAGAGCCCGCGTCGCCCGCCGAGCCCGAGGCCGAACCGGTCGCGCAGGTCGCGCCGGCGACGGAGGCGGCCCCGGAGGTCGACGAGACCTCCGCGCCGGCCGCGCCCACGCCGGACCGGCCCGTGCCGGCGGCGGAGGCCTCGCCGAGCCGGCGGGCCCGCCGCCGTGCGCAGGAGCCGCGGCCGGTCGAGGTGGACGTGCTCGTCGTCGGCGCCGGGCAGGCCGGCCTGTCCGCGGGGCACCACCTGCGGCGCACCGGCCTCGTCCCCGTCGGCAGCGCCGGGTGGGAGAAGGCCAGCGGCACGTTCGTGGTGCTGGACGACAACGCGGCACCCGGCGGGGCGTGGCAGCACCGGTGGGACGGCCTGACGATGGCCGACGCGCACCACGTGCACGAGCTCCCGGGCCTGCCGCTCGTCGTCCCGGACCCGGCGGAGCCGGCCAACCGTGCGGTCCCGTACTACTTCGCGCAGTACGAGGAGGCGTTCGGCCTCAACGTCCAGCGTCCCGTGCGCGTGGTGCGGGTCGAGGCGGGCCCGGACGACCGGCTGCTGGTGACGACGCGGCACGTCGAGCACCCGCAGGAGTCGGTCGTGTGGGCGGCGCGGGGCCTGGTCAACGCGTCGGGCACGTGGCAGCGCCCGTTCTGGCCGGCGTACCCGGGCCGCAGCACCTTCACCGGGCGTCAGCTGCACGCCCGCGACTACACCGGTGCCGACGACCTCGCGGACGGGCACGTCGTGGTCGTCGGCGGCGGGACGTCCGCGGTGCAGATGCTCCTGGACCTGGCGCGGGTCACCACGACCACGTGGGTGACGCGACGCCCGCCGCTGTGGGTCGCGGGCGGTGACGAGCGCCGGCTCGCGCCCGAGGCCGGCATCGCCGCGGTCGCGCGGGTCGACGGCCGCACCCGTGCCGGGCTGCCGCCCGGCTCGGTGGTCGGCGCGACGGGTCTGCCGCTGTCCCCGGTCAACCGCGCGGGCATCGAGTCGGGGGTGCTGCGCGCACGTCCCGTCTTCTCGCGCATCACCCCGACGGGCGTCGTGTGGGACGCGACGGGCGGGACCCTGCCCGACGGGTGGGTGGACGGGCCCGACGAGGTCGAGGCGCGCACGATCCTGTGGGCGACGGGCTACCGGGCGGCGCTCGACCACCTCGCACCGCTGGCCCTGCGGGGCCCCGGCGGCGGCATCGTGATGGACGGCACCCGGGTGGTGGCGGACCCGCGCCTGCAGCTGGTCGGCTACGGACCCAGCGCCTCGACCGTGGGGGCGAACCGGGCCGGCCGGGAGGCGGTCGTCAACCTGCGGCGCACGCTCGACTGGTGA
- a CDS encoding RNA degradosome polyphosphate kinase: MTDAPTMDPELAARIAEHVEVVEQPAHPHDTPLPDDRFLDRELSWLAFNQRVLELAEDPDVPLLERVRFLAIFASNLDEFFMVRVAGLKRRIATGIAVTAASGRSPRQVLEAISERAHVLMARHAAVFAEQVHPALADEGIRIVRWDDLGDAEQDRLHKFFRRQIFPVLTPLAVDPAHPFPYISGLSLNLAVSVVNPASGKEHFARVKVPPLLPRYIAVDASGRPSAPDNHTGADKSPTSFVPVEDVIAQHLDQLFPGMEVREFHTFRITRNEDVEVEEDDAENLLKAMEKELLRRRFGPPVRLEIAEGISPRVRKILVRELGIAPEDVYELPAPLDHTGLNVVADLDRPELQHPRFVPSTHRHLAEVESATPTDVFAAIRARDVLLHHPYDSFSTSVQTFLEQAAADPHVLAIKQTLYRTSGDSPIVDALIDAAEAGKQVLALVEIKARFDEQNNISWARKLEQAGVHVVYGIVGLKTHCKLSLVVRQESDGLRRYSHVGTGNYHPKTARLYTDLGLLTADQEVGQDLTRLFNQLSGYAPKSRFHRLLVAPRQVRAGLVDRIEREAEAARRGEPAWIKIKVNSMVDEATIDALYRASQAGVPVDINVRGICALRPGVPGLSETIRVRSILGRFLEHSRVFAFAHASPSSDDGFEGPEVYIGSADLMHRNLDRRVEALVRVADPDHVAELVELIDESVADTTSSWHLEQDGSWTRHHQGPDGPLTDLQAVLIHRQRRRPGTSR; encoded by the coding sequence ATGACCGACGCCCCCACGATGGACCCGGAGCTGGCCGCCCGCATCGCCGAGCACGTCGAGGTCGTCGAGCAGCCCGCGCACCCGCACGACACGCCGCTGCCGGACGACCGGTTCCTCGACCGCGAGCTGTCCTGGCTGGCCTTCAACCAGCGGGTGCTGGAGCTGGCCGAGGACCCGGACGTGCCGCTGCTCGAGCGGGTGCGGTTCCTCGCGATCTTCGCCTCGAACCTCGACGAGTTCTTCATGGTGCGGGTCGCGGGCCTCAAGCGGCGGATCGCCACGGGCATCGCGGTGACGGCCGCGTCGGGCCGCTCGCCGCGCCAGGTGCTCGAGGCGATCAGCGAGCGGGCGCACGTGCTCATGGCCCGGCACGCGGCGGTGTTCGCCGAGCAGGTGCACCCGGCCCTCGCCGACGAGGGCATCCGGATCGTGCGCTGGGACGACCTGGGCGACGCCGAGCAGGACCGCCTGCACAAGTTCTTCCGCCGGCAGATCTTCCCGGTGCTCACCCCGCTGGCCGTGGACCCCGCGCACCCGTTCCCGTACATCTCGGGGCTGTCGCTGAACCTCGCGGTCAGCGTGGTCAACCCCGCGAGCGGCAAGGAGCACTTCGCGCGCGTGAAGGTGCCGCCGCTGCTGCCCCGGTACATCGCCGTCGACGCGTCGGGCCGGCCCAGCGCCCCGGACAACCACACGGGCGCGGACAAGTCGCCCACGTCGTTCGTGCCGGTCGAGGACGTCATCGCCCAGCACCTCGACCAGCTGTTCCCCGGCATGGAGGTGCGGGAGTTCCACACGTTCCGCATCACCCGCAACGAGGACGTGGAGGTCGAGGAGGACGACGCCGAGAACCTCCTCAAGGCGATGGAGAAGGAGCTGCTGCGGCGCCGCTTCGGCCCGCCCGTGCGCCTGGAGATCGCCGAGGGCATCAGCCCCCGGGTCCGCAAGATCCTCGTGCGCGAGCTCGGGATCGCGCCGGAGGACGTCTACGAGCTGCCCGCGCCGCTGGACCACACGGGCCTGAACGTCGTCGCGGACCTCGACCGGCCCGAGCTGCAGCACCCGCGGTTCGTGCCGTCGACGCACCGGCACCTGGCCGAGGTGGAGTCCGCGACCCCGACGGACGTGTTCGCGGCGATCCGCGCGCGCGACGTGCTCCTGCACCACCCGTACGACTCGTTCTCCACGTCGGTGCAGACGTTCCTCGAGCAGGCGGCCGCCGACCCGCACGTGCTGGCGATCAAGCAGACCCTGTACCGCACCTCGGGCGACTCCCCCATCGTCGACGCCCTCATCGACGCCGCCGAGGCCGGCAAGCAGGTCCTGGCGCTGGTCGAGATCAAGGCGCGGTTCGACGAGCAGAACAACATCTCGTGGGCGCGCAAGCTCGAGCAGGCCGGCGTGCACGTGGTCTACGGGATCGTCGGCCTCAAGACGCACTGCAAGCTGAGCCTGGTCGTGCGCCAGGAGTCCGACGGCCTGCGCCGCTACAGCCACGTCGGCACGGGCAACTACCACCCCAAGACCGCGCGCCTCTACACCGACCTGGGCCTGCTGACGGCGGACCAGGAGGTCGGGCAGGACCTGACGCGGCTGTTCAACCAGCTGTCGGGCTACGCCCCGAAGTCCCGCTTCCACCGGCTGCTCGTCGCGCCGCGCCAGGTGCGCGCCGGGCTCGTCGACCGGATCGAGCGCGAGGCCGAGGCCGCCCGGCGCGGCGAGCCCGCGTGGATCAAGATCAAGGTCAACTCGATGGTCGACGAGGCCACCATCGACGCGCTCTACCGGGCGTCGCAGGCGGGCGTGCCCGTCGACATCAACGTCCGGGGCATCTGCGCCCTGCGCCCGGGGGTGCCCGGCCTGTCCGAGACCATCCGCGTGCGGTCCATCCTGGGCCGGTTCCTGGAGCACTCGCGGGTGTTCGCGTTCGCGCACGCGTCGCCGTCGTCCGACGACGGGTTCGAGGGCCCCGAGGTGTACATCGGCTCGGCCGACCTCATGCACCGCAACCTCGACCGTCGCGTCGAGGCGCTGGTGCGCGTGGCGGACCCGGACCACGTGGCCGAGCTCGTCGAGCTCATCGACGAGTCCGTGGCCGACACCACGTCGTCGTGGCACCTGGAGCAGGACGGCTCGTGGACGCGGCACCACCAGGGCCCGGACGGCCCGCTCACGGACCTGCAGGCCGTGCTGATCCACCGGCAGAGGCGCCGCCCGGGCACCTCCCGGTGA
- the mshD gene encoding mycothiol synthase, with product MPDDDATTVLALPAPLDERTSALVRALQRDAAAQDGVPPLSEQPLLRLRDAEAPVVHLVAHGVAGVPAGTAEVVGYAQVDVGSTTTARAELVVHPDHRRRGVGSALLDAARARAAAVPGRRLHVWAHGDLPAARALAAAQGMPVVRELLLMGVDLDAHPPAAPTLPPGVRVRAFVPGQDEDAWRRVNARAFAHHPEQGRMTSDDLRSREAEAWFDAAGFLLAERDGVLLGSVWTKVHPAGEAPGAAPDERVGEIYVVGVDPDAQGLGLGRALTALGLTHLRDAGLRRALLYTEADNTVAVHTYGRAGFTTVSADVMHDATEAAVGAGDDAPDGAVGGASGGTSGTPHPQDTTSSPSDATMGA from the coding sequence ATGCCGGACGACGACGCCACCACGGTCCTCGCGCTGCCCGCGCCGCTCGACGAGCGCACGTCCGCGCTGGTGCGGGCGCTGCAGCGGGACGCCGCCGCGCAGGACGGCGTGCCGCCGCTCTCGGAGCAGCCGTTGCTGCGTCTGCGTGACGCCGAGGCACCCGTGGTGCACCTGGTGGCGCACGGCGTGGCGGGGGTCCCCGCCGGCACGGCCGAGGTCGTCGGGTACGCCCAGGTGGACGTCGGGTCCACGACGACGGCACGCGCCGAGCTGGTCGTCCACCCCGACCACCGCCGGCGCGGCGTCGGGTCGGCACTCCTCGACGCCGCACGAGCCCGGGCGGCGGCCGTCCCCGGCCGCCGCCTGCACGTGTGGGCCCACGGCGACCTCCCCGCGGCCCGGGCGCTGGCCGCCGCGCAGGGCATGCCCGTGGTGCGCGAGCTGCTGCTCATGGGTGTCGACCTGGACGCGCACCCGCCGGCCGCGCCGACGCTGCCGCCGGGCGTGCGGGTGCGGGCGTTCGTTCCCGGGCAGGACGAGGACGCATGGCGCCGGGTCAACGCCCGGGCGTTCGCGCACCACCCGGAGCAGGGCCGCATGACGTCGGACGACCTGCGCTCGCGCGAGGCCGAGGCGTGGTTCGACGCGGCGGGGTTCCTGCTCGCCGAGCGCGACGGGGTGCTGCTCGGCTCGGTGTGGACGAAGGTGCACCCGGCGGGCGAGGCCCCGGGCGCGGCACCCGACGAGCGCGTCGGCGAGATCTACGTGGTCGGCGTGGACCCGGACGCGCAGGGCCTCGGCCTGGGCCGCGCGCTGACCGCTCTCGGGCTGACGCACCTGCGCGACGCGGGCCTGCGTCGCGCGCTGCTCTACACGGAGGCGGACAACACCGTCGCGGTGCACACGTACGGGCGGGCGGGGTTCACCACCGTCTCCGCGGACGTCATGCACGACGCCACCGAGGCCGCCGTCGGGGCGGGTGACGACGCCCCCGACGGGGCGGTCGGCGGCGCGTCGGGCGGCACGTCCGGCACGCCGCACCCGCAGGACACGACGAGTTCACCGAGCGATGCCACGATGGGTGCATGA